ATCCGGGACAGGGAGCAGAGCCTATGAGCCGCGAGACGATCCTCGTGGTGGACGACTCCGAGTATATCCTCGAGTTCCTCCGCGAGCTACTCGGGCAGAACGGATTCGCCGTCCTCACCGCCTCCGAAGGCGGCGAGGCGATGACGGTGCTTAAGCACACGCGCATCGACCTGCTGCTGACCGACCTCAACATGCCCAACGTTCCCGGCATGGAGCTGGTCAAGCATGTGCACACGCACCATCCCGACGTCACGATGGTCATCATGACCGGCTACGGCACACTCGAGTCGGCCCGCGAGGCGATGGTCTTCGGCGCGGTGGACTACATCTTCAAGCCGTTCAAGAGCGGCGAGATCCTCGCGGCGATCGAGAACGCCATCGAACGCACCCAACTGCGCCGGGAGAACGCCCGTTTGCGCGAGGCGCTCGCGTTATCGAACGCGAGCCAAGTCATCGCCAACACGGTGTCGTGCTCGTCTGACCTGGGCGAGACGGTCGTCAAGTCGGCCTCGACCCTGACGCGTTCGCGCTACGGCGCGGTCGTCGTCCTCGACGAGGACATGTGCGTCTACCGGCTCCGCTACAGCAACGCCGAGCCGGCCGAAGGCCACGAGGCCCATGCGATCGGCACGACCTACCCGCTCGAGGCGTTCAAGCTCGCGAGCCAGGCGACGTTTCTCGTCACGGTCGACGATTCGCACCCGCTCGGCGGTCACGTGCGCCACCTCACGCTGGCCAACCTACGCAAGCTCGGCTGCCCCGAGGTACTGCCCGTCGAGCAGGAGGCACTCTACGTGCCGCTCAAGGCCAAGGGCAAGACGCGCGCCATCCTTGTGCTGTCCAAGCAGCTCGGCGAGCCGCACTTCACCGCGAGCGACCTGCCCACGCTCTCGGTCGTGGCCAACCTCGGCGCCACGAGCCTGGACAACGCCTCGCTTGCCGGCGCTCTCGAGCACACCTACGTCAACACGCTCATCTCGCTCAACATGATCCTCGAGGCCAAGCACCCTTACACGAAAGGCCACACGCAGCGCGTCGTTGAGCTCTGCACCGGCCTCGGGCGCCGCGTCGGCCTGAGCAGCGCCGAGCTTCAGGACCTGCGCGAAGGCGCCATGCTTCACGACATCGGCAAGATCGCCATCAGCGACGCGATCCTCAACAAGCCGGGCGCGCTCACGCCCGAAGAGATGGAAATCGTTCGACAACACCCCGTCATCGGCGATACGATCATCCGTCCGATCAGATTCCTTCAGCACTGTCGGCCGGTGGTGCGCCACCACCACGAGCGGTGGGATGGAGACGGGTATCCGGACGGGCTCAAGGGCGATCAGATCCACCTCCACGCGCGGATCTGCACGCTCGCCGATACAGTGGATGCCATGGCCTCGGAGCGCAGTTACCGCGCCCCGCTCTCCTTCCCCGAGATCTATGACCAGGTGCTGATGGGATCAGCGGCGCAATTCGACGAGGACCTGGTCAAGATCATGCTCCGCATGATCGAACGCGGGGAGGTTGCCAACATTGAACTGCCGCGAAAGCTCGTGGTGGGATAGGGCACGGCGCGTCATCCCGGGGGGCGTGAACAGCCCCGTGCGCGCGTTTGGCAGGGTTGGCGGCACACCCTTTTTCATTGCGTCCGGCTCGGGTGCGACGATCACCGACGTCACCGGCCGCACCTCCATCGACTACCTCGCCTCGTGGGGTCCGCTTATCCTCGGGCACGCACACCCGCGCGTCGTTGAGGCCATCCAGTGCGCGTGCGCCGAAGGTACAAGCTTCGGCTCGCCGACGGTGTGCGAGGTCGAGTTCGCGGAGATGCTCGTTGATGCCGTACCGTCCATCGAGCAGGTACGCCTCGTCAGCTCCGGCACCGAGGCGGCAATGAGCGCCATCCGGCTCGCCCGTGGCTTCACGGGCCGCGACGACATCGTCAAGTTCGACGGCTGTTATCACGGCCACAGCGACTGCCTGCTCGTCAAGGCCGGCAGCGGCGGGGCGACCTTCGACGTGCCCGACAGCGCCGGCGTGCCCGCCGACTTCGCCAAGCACACGATCACGCTGCCGTTCAACGATGCCGCCGCCGTGGAGCACACGCTCGATGAGCACGGCGGCCGGATCGCATGCATCATCCTCGAGCCGGTCTGCGGCAACGTCGGCGTGATCCCGCCGAGGGCCGGCTTCCTGGAGGCGTGCCGCGCCGCCTGCAGGAAGCATGGTGCGCTACTCATCTTCGACGAGGTGATCACCGGCTTCCGCGTCGCCTACGGCGGCGCGCAGCAGATGTACCGCGTAACGCCCGACCTCACGTGCCTCGGCAAAGTGATCGGCGGCGGGCTGCCGATTGGCGCATTCGGCGGACGCGCCGATATCATGCAGCGCCTCGCCCCGACGGGCACCGTCTATCAGGCCGGCACGCTCTCGGGCAATCCCCTCGCCGTCACCGCCGGCATCGAAACACTCAGGCTCCTCCAGGAACCCGGCACGTACGAGCGGCTCGAAGCGCTTGGCGCGCGGCTCGGCGACGGGTTCACACGCATCTTCAGGCGGCACGGGATCGTCGTGCAGTGCCCGCGCGTCGGCTCGATGCTCTCGTGCTTCTTCACGAGCAAGGCCGTGGCCGACGCGCGCACGGCGATGACGACCGACGCCGCCCTCTATGCGAAGTGGTTCCACGGCTTGCTCGACCGCGGCATCTCCGTCGCGCCGTCGCCGTACGAGGCC
The sequence above is a segment of the Verrucomicrobiota bacterium genome. Coding sequences within it:
- a CDS encoding response regulator, whose product is MSRETILVVDDSEYILEFLRELLGQNGFAVLTASEGGEAMTVLKHTRIDLLLTDLNMPNVPGMELVKHVHTHHPDVTMVIMTGYGTLESAREAMVFGAVDYIFKPFKSGEILAAIENAIERTQLRRENARLREALALSNASQVIANTVSCSSDLGETVVKSASTLTRSRYGAVVVLDEDMCVYRLRYSNAEPAEGHEAHAIGTTYPLEAFKLASQATFLVTVDDSHPLGGHVRHLTLANLRKLGCPEVLPVEQEALYVPLKAKGKTRAILVLSKQLGEPHFTASDLPTLSVVANLGATSLDNASLAGALEHTYVNTLISLNMILEAKHPYTKGHTQRVVELCTGLGRRVGLSSAELQDLREGAMLHDIGKIAISDAILNKPGALTPEEMEIVRQHPVIGDTIIRPIRFLQHCRPVVRHHHERWDGDGYPDGLKGDQIHLHARICTLADTVDAMASERSYRAPLSFPEIYDQVLMGSAAQFDEDLVKIMLRMIERGEVANIELPRKLVVG
- the hemL gene encoding glutamate-1-semialdehyde 2,1-aminomutase, with the translated sequence MNCRESSWWDRARRVIPGGVNSPVRAFGRVGGTPFFIASGSGATITDVTGRTSIDYLASWGPLILGHAHPRVVEAIQCACAEGTSFGSPTVCEVEFAEMLVDAVPSIEQVRLVSSGTEAAMSAIRLARGFTGRDDIVKFDGCYHGHSDCLLVKAGSGGATFDVPDSAGVPADFAKHTITLPFNDAAAVEHTLDEHGGRIACIILEPVCGNVGVIPPRAGFLEACRAACRKHGALLIFDEVITGFRVAYGGAQQMYRVTPDLTCLGKVIGGGLPIGAFGGRADIMQRLAPTGTVYQAGTLSGNPLAVTAGIETLRLLQEPGTYERLEALGARLGDGFTRIFRRHGIVVQCPRVGSMLSCFFTSKAVADARTAMTTDAALYAKWFHGLLDRGISVAPSPYEAMFVSLAHTEALIDRTLAAADDVAQELAPW